A region from the Deltaproteobacteria bacterium genome encodes:
- a CDS encoding phosphoglycerate dehydrogenase, whose product MKVLISDSMSDKAREVFEKTPGIECDVQTGLSPDELREKIKEYHGLVVRSATKVTAHILEAAENLKVIGRAGTGVDNIDVPAATKKGVVVMNTPGGNTVTTAEHAVAMMVSLARNIPQATATMREGRWEKKRFQGTELTGKTLGILGIGNIGAVVASRAQGLKMNVIAYDPFISEEAADKLGVRLVSLDECLAGSDFLSIHVPLTPDTRNIINADAFKKMKRGIRLINCARGGIVNEADLLEAIESGIVAGAALDVFETEPPPPDNPLLKHEKVILTPHLGASTREAQEKVAVAVAEQMADYLTTGTIRNAVNVPSVPGELLDVLGPYIDLGEKLGSLLGQTITSGIEEIVIEYTGEVLDHDVSPITMASIKGILDRLMDQYVNFVNARFVAEERGIKVVEVKSSRSIDFVSSVTIKVKTSDGAESVVEGSLFGRREPRIVRLDKFFIDAVPEGYLLILHNEDKPGVIGNVGTLLGANNVNIARLHLGREAVGGEAVSVWNIDTPLSRGLIDKLLKLPHIISARLVEL is encoded by the coding sequence ATGAAGGTACTCATAAGCGACAGCATGTCGGACAAGGCCCGCGAGGTCTTCGAGAAGACGCCCGGCATAGAATGCGACGTACAGACGGGGCTCAGCCCCGATGAGCTCAGGGAGAAGATCAAGGAGTATCACGGCCTCGTGGTGCGAAGCGCCACGAAGGTCACGGCCCATATCCTGGAGGCGGCCGAGAACCTGAAGGTCATCGGCCGGGCCGGCACGGGCGTGGACAACATCGACGTGCCCGCGGCGACGAAGAAGGGCGTGGTCGTCATGAACACGCCGGGCGGCAACACGGTCACCACGGCCGAGCACGCCGTGGCCATGATGGTCTCGCTTGCCCGCAACATCCCGCAGGCCACGGCCACCATGCGCGAGGGCAGGTGGGAGAAGAAGAGGTTCCAGGGCACCGAGCTCACGGGCAAGACGCTGGGCATCCTCGGCATAGGCAACATAGGCGCCGTCGTCGCCTCGAGGGCCCAGGGGCTTAAGATGAACGTCATCGCCTACGACCCCTTCATCTCCGAGGAGGCGGCCGACAAGCTCGGCGTAAGGCTCGTAAGCCTGGATGAGTGCCTGGCGGGCAGCGATTTCCTCTCGATCCACGTGCCGCTCACGCCCGATACCCGCAACATCATAAACGCCGACGCCTTCAAGAAGATGAAACGGGGCATAAGGCTCATAAACTGCGCCCGCGGCGGCATAGTGAACGAGGCGGACCTCTTGGAGGCCATCGAGTCGGGCATCGTCGCCGGAGCGGCGCTCGACGTCTTCGAGACCGAGCCGCCCCCGCCGGACAACCCGCTCCTCAAGCACGAAAAGGTCATCCTCACCCCCCACCTCGGCGCCTCGACGCGCGAGGCCCAGGAAAAGGTCGCCGTCGCCGTGGCCGAGCAGATGGCCGACTATCTCACTACCGGCACCATCCGCAATGCCGTCAACGTGCCCAGCGTGCCGGGCGAGCTCCTCGACGTGCTCGGCCCCTACATAGACCTCGGCGAAAAACTCGGAAGCCTGCTGGGCCAGACCATAACGAGCGGCATCGAGGAGATCGTCATCGAGTACACCGGCGAGGTCCTGGACCACGACGTCTCGCCCATCACCATGGCCTCCATAAAAGGCATCCTCGACCGCCTCATGGACCAGTACGTAAACTTCGTCAACGCCCGGTTCGTCGCCGAGGAGCGGGGCATCAAGGTGGTGGAGGTGAAGAGCTCGCGCTCCATCGACTTCGTAAGCTCCGTGACCATCAAGGTAAAGACCTCCGACGGCGCCGAGAGCGTGGTCGAGGGCTCGCTCTTCGGCAGGAGAGAGCCGAGGATAGTGAGGCTCGACAAGTTCTTCATCGACGCCGTGCCCGAGGGCTACCTCCTCATACTCCATAACGAGGACAAACCAGGCGTCATAGGCAACGTGGGCACGCTGCTCGGCGCAAACAACGTGAACATCGCAAGGCTTCACCTCGGCCGCGAGGCCGTGGGCGGCGAGGCCGTGAGCGTGTGGAACATAGATACGCCGCTCTCCAGGGGCCTCATAGACAAGCTCCTCAAGCTTCCACACATCATCTCGGCGCGACTTGTGGAACTGTGA